The following DNA comes from Bacteroidota bacterium.
ACCGGGTACGAGGTGGCTGAACCTCACCCCTATCAGCCTGACCAGCATCCTTCGTTTATACAATTGTTTAAACAGATCCTGAGCCACTGGAATCAATTCATGATCGAAAGATGAATACGGTATCTGTCTTTGAAGTGTTTCCGTATCAAAATTTGAATACCTGATCTTGACAGTAAGGCATGCCGTGAGTTTCTGTGCCTGCCGTAACTCAAACGAAATTTTTTCAACCATTGCAGTCAGTATCTCTTTGAGCCGGGCCACATCAATGGTATCTTTGTCGAAGGTTCGTTCGGTGCTGATAGATTTGGCTTCGGAGTATTGGATGACAGGTGTAGGGTCAATGCCATTGGCTTTTTTCCAGATGATGATACCATTCTTGCCCATTACCTTTTCCATCATCTCCACCGGGATTTTACTGAGTGTTTCAATAGTAACTATACCCATTGACCTCAATAACTGGTATGTTTTATTGCCGATCATGGGAATCTTCCTGATAGAAAGCGGGAACATGAATGGTCTGACATTCTCTTCCGGCACAAAAAGCTCCCCGTTGGGTTTGGCTTCGCCGGTGGCCATCTTTGAAACGGTTTTATTAACTGAAAGTCCTGAAGAAATGGGCAGGCCGGTATTCAGGATGATTTTCTTCCTCAGATCCTGCGTCCATTTATAATAGCCAAAGAAACGATCCATTCCTGTAATATCAATATAATGTTCATCAATGGAAGCTTTCTCAAATAATGGTGATTCGTCGGCAATGATTTGGGTGACGACGTTTGAATATTTACTGTATAGCTCCATATCTCCTTTGATGATAATGGCATCGTGGCATAAATTTTTTGCCATTTTCATCGGCATTGCCGAGCTGACACCAAATTTGCGGGCTTCATAGCTGCAACTCGCTACAACGCCCCTGTCGGAAGTGCCACCAATAAGAACAGGCTTTCCGATAAGTTTCGGATTTTGCAGACGCTCTACTGAAACAAAGAATGAATCCAGGTCAATATGAACAATACTGCGATGATCGGTAACCATAAAAAAATTTTGAAAAAAAGTTTGGATTTAAATTTTCTGTATTACCTTTGATTAGTTTTTAATCATTTTTTTGATTACAATATAATCATTTTTTCAGGTACATATAAAAAACTTAAAAATTTTTGGGTAACAATTGGGAATTAAATTGATAAATGATATGAGTTGCAGGTTGCAGGTTACAGGTTGATAGTCCCAAAAATGACAGATAAAGAAAGAATCAAAAGTTACAGAGATCTGGAAATTTATAATTTATCATTTACGTTGGCCATAGAAGTTCACCAAATGACACTTAAATTACCTAAATATGAACTATTTGAACTTGGAAGCCAGATCAGAAGATCATCAAAAAGTATTATATCAAATATTGTTGAAGGGTATGGAAGAAAAAGATATCAGGCAGATTTTATCAGATTTTTAATCTTCGCTCATGCTTCATGTGATGAAACAATTTCTCATTTAAGAATGATTCATGAAATTCATTTCAAAGACAAATATCTAATAGATCTCATTCAACAATATTGTCAACTCAGTAAAATGATTTTTTCATTTACAGATTATGTGGAACAAAATTGGAAATGACACCCTATAATCCCGACTTTGTCGGGATTTCGCTCAGCTGCGCTTCGCTCAACTTGCAACTTGTAACCTGCAACCTGCAACCTGCAACGTATGACTGCTAAATTTTAAAATTCATAGTATGTACTTCAGCAATAATATAAAATTCCTCCGAAAACGCAAAAACCGCACGCAAGACGATGTGGCTTTCGCCCTGGAGATGAAGCGTTCGACTCTGAGCGGATATGAAAATGAAGTGGCCCAACCCAGTATCCAGGCACTGATTGCATTCTCAAAATACTTTAATATTGCCATCGACACGCTGATCAAAGTTGACCTTTCACAACTTCCTGAAAGCCAAATGTCGCAACTGGAAAAGGGATATGACATCTATATATCCGGAAGCACCTTGCGAGTGCTGGCAACCACCATAAACGATGACAACGAAGAAAACATCGAGTTGGTCACTGAAAAAGCCAAGGCAGGTTATGCCAATGGATTTTCCGATCCGGAATATATTAGAGTGTTGCCGACATTTCACCTGCCATTTCTGTCAAAAGAAAGAAAGTACCGTGCCTTCCAGATCAGCGGTGATTCCATGCATCCCATACCCGATGGTTCATGGGTCATCGGAGAATATGTCCAAAACTGGAACCTGATAAAAAATAAGCACGCATATATCCTCCTCACCCAGGATGAAGGCATCGTGTTTAAAGTGGTTGAGAACAAAATTGAAAAAGAGAAGAAACTCACCCTGCATTCACTCAATTCCTTCTTTAAACCTTATGATGTGTTGGTAAGCCAAATCAGGGAAATATGGAAATTCGTTTACTATTTCAGTTCGGAAATGCCCGAACCCAATATTGAAAAGGAAGACCTGGCCGAAACCATCCGCACGCTGAAAAAGGAAGTTAAAGCCATCCAGACCAAATTAAACCTGTAATTTCAAGTTACATGTATGCTGTCATAGATGTTGAAACAACCGGACTGAGTGCCCGTTTTGAAAAAATCACCGAGATTGCCATCTTTATCCATGATGGTCATAGTATCATAGAGGCGTTTGTGACACTCATCAATCCGGAGAAGATCATTCCATACCGCATCACGCAAATGACAGGAATCAATAATAAAATGGTTGAAGTCGCTCCGAGGTTCCTTGAGGTTGCAAAAAAAATCATCGAACTCACCGAGGACAAAGTACTGGTCGGTCATAATGTAGCTTTTGACTATAATTTCCTGAAGCAGGAATTCGGCAATCTTGGCTATGATTATAAACGTGAAAAGATATGCACTGCCAAGCTGAGCAGGAAAATCATACCCTTCCGTAAATCTTACGGATTGGGGAATCTGTGCAAGGACATGAATATCAATAATCCAAACCGGCATCGTGCTGCAGGTGATGCAACAGCAACAGCACGTCTTTTTGAATTGCTGATTTCCGTCGATCCCGAAGCAGTGAATGGTATAAACAAGTTCCCGGATACCATCATTGACCGCGATAAACTCAATCACTTGCCCGAAGCACCCGGCGTTTATTATTTTTATAATGCAGACGGAGATATCATTTATGTCGGAAAAAGTGTAAACATATACCAGCGTGTGCTGTCACATTTCAGCAATAATACAATTAAAAAGGAAATCGAGATGAAAAATAACATTGCCGATGTGAGTTTCGAGCTGACCGGTAATGACCTCGTTGCAATGCTCCTTGAATCGGATGAAATAAAAAAACACAAACCATTTTACAATACATCCCTGCGAAGGTCGGTGTTTACCTATGGCCTTTTCGATTTTATTGATGACAAAGGTTATCTCCGATTAAAAATCGATAAAAACGACGGTACATTCGTTCCTCTTCTCTCCTATACCTCACAAATTGAGGCCAAAGAGCATTTATTTTCACTGGTTGAAAAGTTTGGATTATGCCAGAAGCTGTGTGGATTATATAAATCCAGGGGAGCCTGTTTTCAGTACCACATCAGGCAATGTAATGGTGCATGCATCTGTGAGGAAAGTGCTGAAGATTACAATCAAAAGGTCGGCCTGGCTATAAAACCGTACCTGTTCGATCACTCCAGTTTCCTGGTCATCGATAAAATATATCGGATTCGGGTTTATTGATATTACTATGTGTCATCAGAATGCTGAATCCCTGCGTGAAAGTGTAAAAAGTTTCAACGATAACCGAGATGTGCAGCAAATTATTAAATCTTACCTGAGAATAAACAAGGTGGAAAGGATGGTAAACTATTGAGGTCTCAGGTTACAGGTTACAGGTTGCGGGTTGAGAATCACACTAGTAACTTGTAACCTGCAACTTGCAACTTGCAACCCGAAATAAATAAGGTCTCTATGATTAATCCATCCCAAATGTTTTATTATTTTTGAGCATGTTAAAAAGTTATAAAGCCGTCAAGGAAAATATCAACGTACTTCTCCCTCCTGCTGTTGGATTCAGGCTTACCTTACTACTTAAACTACTCTGTACCAATAAGGTTTTACCTAAATATTATTTTCGTGCATTTATCATCATTATCATCAACCTCATCAACTTACCATTCAGGTTATATGAGAAACTGTTTATAAATCCCAAAATAAAGCGG
Coding sequences within:
- the dinB gene encoding DNA polymerase IV, which gives rise to MVTDHRSIVHIDLDSFFVSVERLQNPKLIGKPVLIGGTSDRGVVASCSYEARKFGVSSAMPMKMAKNLCHDAIIIKGDMELYSKYSNVVTQIIADESPLFEKASIDEHYIDITGMDRFFGYYKWTQDLRKKIILNTGLPISSGLSVNKTVSKMATGEAKPNGELFVPEENVRPFMFPLSIRKIPMIGNKTYQLLRSMGIVTIETLSKIPVEMMEKVMGKNGIIIWKKANGIDPTPVIQYSEAKSISTERTFDKDTIDVARLKEILTAMVEKISFELRQAQKLTACLTVKIRYSNFDTETLQRQIPYSSFDHELIPVAQDLFKQLYKRRMLVRLIGVRFSHLVPGVQQLNLFESTPEMTSLYMAMDKIRNRYGRHVLKRAICF
- a CDS encoding four helix bundle protein, yielding MTDKERIKSYRDLEIYNLSFTLAIEVHQMTLKLPKYELFELGSQIRRSSKSIISNIVEGYGRKRYQADFIRFLIFAHASCDETISHLRMIHEIHFKDKYLIDLIQQYCQLSKMIFSFTDYVEQNWK
- a CDS encoding LexA family transcriptional regulator; the encoded protein is MYFSNNIKFLRKRKNRTQDDVAFALEMKRSTLSGYENEVAQPSIQALIAFSKYFNIAIDTLIKVDLSQLPESQMSQLEKGYDIYISGSTLRVLATTINDDNEENIELVTEKAKAGYANGFSDPEYIRVLPTFHLPFLSKERKYRAFQISGDSMHPIPDGSWVIGEYVQNWNLIKNKHAYILLTQDEGIVFKVVENKIEKEKKLTLHSLNSFFKPYDVLVSQIREIWKFVYYFSSEMPEPNIEKEDLAETIRTLKKEVKAIQTKLNL
- a CDS encoding exonuclease domain-containing protein, which produces MYAVIDVETTGLSARFEKITEIAIFIHDGHSIIEAFVTLINPEKIIPYRITQMTGINNKMVEVAPRFLEVAKKIIELTEDKVLVGHNVAFDYNFLKQEFGNLGYDYKREKICTAKLSRKIIPFRKSYGLGNLCKDMNINNPNRHRAAGDATATARLFELLISVDPEAVNGINKFPDTIIDRDKLNHLPEAPGVYYFYNADGDIIYVGKSVNIYQRVLSHFSNNTIKKEIEMKNNIADVSFELTGNDLVAMLLESDEIKKHKPFYNTSLRRSVFTYGLFDFIDDKGYLRLKIDKNDGTFVPLLSYTSQIEAKEHLFSLVEKFGLCQKLCGLYKSRGACFQYHIRQCNGACICEESAEDYNQKVGLAIKPYLFDHSSFLVIDKIYRIRVY